The Pirellulales bacterium genome contains the following window.
AAAGCTGCTTGAGATCGGCGGCCGACAGATGACCCAACTGGCGTGCATGGCACTCGTGCAGTTGGTCTGAAATCTGTTGCAAGAGTTCCAAACCCGATTCGGTCAAGCGCACTTCCACGACCCGACGGTTCGCGGCGTGCCTGTGACGGTCGACCCAACCGTGCTCGACAAGCTTATCGAGCATGCGGGTGATGTCGGGCGCGCGTGAAACCAAGCGCGCCGCAAGTTGCAGGGTTTGGTAACCGTCGGGATGTCGTGTCTGTAACAGCCGCAGGATGTTGTACTGCTGCGGGGTCAGACCGAAATCGCCAA
Protein-coding sequences here:
- a CDS encoding MarR family transcriptional regulator; translated protein: MPAPRTSPTRRAANFDSLEQEAFLNVWRTYDRLRALEDELFGDFGLTPQQYNILRLLQTRHPDGYQTLQLAARLVSRAPDITRMLDKLVEHGWVDRHRHAANRRVVEVRLTESGLELLQQISDQLHECHARQLGHLSAADLKQLCSLLRAARAPHEAEDSPWK